In a genomic window of Sphingomonas koreensis:
- a CDS encoding MFS transporter produces the protein MQDFIPDPKRWAALALLCAAQFIVILDTSIIGVALPAMQADLGFSASGLSWIFNAYVIAFGGLLLLGGRLGDLIGARRIFAIGFGILTMASLLAGLAQDQEMLLAGRALQGVGAALIAPSALTILMRLFGHDGAELGKAFGFWGAAAAAGGSAGVFLGGVITEWMTWPWTFLINVPLGLLVLALVPAILPTSSRSTGAVDWFGAISVTGALVVLVYAIVTIETAGLGSSQMLTMLGISLALFVVFLIAQFVRREPLLPLDIFKAPNLAAGNFVMALLGASWIPLWFFLNLYLQQVLGLSALASGLALLPMTVTIMIVMVGLSGKLIGRFGIKPNLVLGLVLMSVALLMFSNLPLDGSFVANVLPASLLAALGMALAYIPTTMTGMAGAKPAETGLASGLINTTYQIGSAIGLAIMVALSSAHADRGTEQTTEAMLAGFQAAFLGAGVAAGIAAFAALVFVGSAGQQKDVPVG, from the coding sequence ATGCAGGACTTCATACCCGATCCGAAGAGATGGGCCGCTCTTGCGTTACTTTGCGCTGCTCAATTCATCGTGATCCTCGATACATCTATTATCGGCGTGGCCTTGCCCGCCATGCAGGCAGACCTCGGCTTCAGCGCCAGCGGGCTGAGCTGGATCTTCAATGCCTATGTCATCGCCTTTGGCGGCCTGCTGCTTCTCGGCGGACGGTTGGGTGACTTGATCGGCGCGCGCCGAATTTTCGCGATCGGATTTGGCATACTTACCATGGCTTCGCTGCTGGCAGGGCTGGCGCAAGACCAGGAAATGCTGCTTGCCGGTCGGGCTTTGCAGGGCGTGGGTGCCGCGCTGATCGCGCCATCCGCCCTGACGATCCTCATGCGTCTTTTCGGACATGATGGCGCCGAACTCGGCAAGGCTTTCGGCTTCTGGGGCGCTGCCGCCGCGGCGGGCGGCTCAGCCGGCGTGTTTCTGGGCGGCGTCATTACCGAATGGATGACATGGCCCTGGACCTTCCTGATCAACGTGCCGCTCGGTCTGCTCGTGCTGGCACTGGTTCCGGCCATACTCCCCACGTCGTCGCGCAGCACCGGCGCAGTGGACTGGTTTGGAGCGATCAGCGTGACGGGCGCGCTTGTCGTTCTTGTCTATGCCATCGTCACCATCGAAACGGCCGGGCTTGGTTCCTCGCAGATGCTGACGATGCTGGGAATTTCCTTGGCTCTGTTCGTCGTCTTTCTGATCGCTCAGTTCGTGCGACGCGAGCCGCTTCTTCCTCTCGACATCTTCAAGGCGCCAAACCTGGCGGCCGGCAATTTTGTGATGGCGCTCCTTGGCGCCTCCTGGATCCCGCTTTGGTTCTTCCTCAACCTCTATCTCCAGCAAGTCCTCGGGCTCTCGGCGCTTGCCAGCGGCCTGGCACTCCTGCCTATGACCGTGACCATCATGATCGTGATGGTGGGTCTTTCGGGCAAGCTGATCGGACGGTTCGGCATCAAACCCAACCTTGTGTTGGGACTGGTCTTGATGAGTGTCGCACTTCTGATGTTCTCCAACCTGCCGCTCGACGGCTCCTTCGTGGCGAATGTTTTGCCGGCCTCGCTCCTCGCCGCCCTCGGCATGGCGCTGGCGTATATTCCGACGACGATGACGGGCATGGCCGGCGCCAAACCTGCAGAAACCGGCTTGGCTTCAGGCTTGATCAATACGACCTATCAGATCGGCTCCGCGATAGGTCTCGCCATCATGGTTGCGCTCTCGAGCGCGCATGCCGACCGTGGCACCGAACAGACCACCGAGGCCATGCTTGCGGGGTTCCAAGCTGCATTCCTGGGAGCCGGTGTCGCCGCCGGCATCGCCGCATTCGCCGCGCTGGTGTTCGTCGGATCGGCCGGTCAGCAAAAGGATGTGCCGGTGGGCTAA
- a CDS encoding efflux RND transporter periplasmic adaptor subunit yields the protein MRKSRVAAALGAILATGLAIFWMRGPASEEQATAPAPPMVLAAPVVVQDHIPRATYTGRLTAVETVDLKPRVSGYITDVTVPEGQMVRRGQILFRLDSVPFAARHAAARAATREAEARLGLAQAEDVRARRLVAEGVAARERSDVTTATLREREAQVASARAAERLAALDLRYAGVEAPIAGRVGQILVTRGNLVAGGEAATPLTTIVSVDPLHVEFDVDEATYLRSLADRRSQSAETRVGVRLEDGSTRSARLDFIGNRLDRATGTIRARAILPNPGGRLAPGLFAQVDVATANIRPALLVSDLAIGIEQGRRFVLVIGAKNMTEYRPVTLGPVVGGLRVIETGLRPGDRVVVKGLAGPGMAVKPRIVPMPRGNGVQKNSVQPEAAR from the coding sequence ATGCGAAAATCGAGAGTCGCCGCGGCGCTGGGCGCGATATTGGCGACGGGGTTGGCGATATTCTGGATGCGCGGGCCCGCAAGCGAGGAACAGGCTACCGCGCCAGCACCGCCCATGGTCCTCGCGGCGCCGGTCGTCGTGCAGGACCATATACCGCGCGCGACCTATACCGGTCGCTTGACCGCGGTCGAGACGGTCGATCTGAAACCGCGTGTCTCGGGCTACATCACCGATGTAACTGTTCCCGAGGGGCAGATGGTCCGGCGCGGGCAGATCCTCTTTCGCCTCGATTCCGTTCCCTTCGCGGCGCGGCACGCCGCAGCACGCGCGGCGACGCGCGAAGCCGAAGCGCGGCTGGGTCTCGCCCAGGCCGAGGATGTGCGCGCCCGCCGGCTCGTCGCCGAGGGTGTCGCCGCGCGCGAGCGTTCGGATGTGACGACTGCCACCTTGCGCGAACGCGAAGCGCAGGTGGCGTCGGCGCGGGCGGCCGAACGGCTGGCGGCGCTCGACCTTCGCTATGCCGGCGTCGAAGCGCCTATCGCCGGTCGGGTCGGCCAGATCCTCGTCACCCGAGGCAATCTGGTCGCCGGCGGCGAGGCTGCGACGCCGCTGACGACCATCGTCTCGGTCGATCCGCTCCATGTCGAGTTCGATGTCGACGAAGCGACCTATCTTCGTTCGCTCGCAGATCGCCGGAGTCAGAGCGCCGAGACCAGGGTCGGCGTCCGTCTGGAAGATGGCAGCACGCGATCGGCACGCCTCGACTTCATCGGCAACCGTCTCGACCGCGCTACGGGAACGATCCGCGCGCGCGCGATCTTGCCCAACCCGGGTGGCCGTCTGGCGCCGGGGCTGTTCGCCCAGGTCGATGTCGCGACCGCCAACATACGGCCCGCCCTCCTCGTCAGCGACCTCGCGATCGGCATCGAACAGGGACGGCGCTTCGTCCTCGTGATCGGCGCCAAAAACATGACCGAATATCGGCCGGTCACCCTCGGCCCGGTGGTTGGCGGGCTGCGCGTCATCGAGACGGGCTTGCGGCCCGGCGACCGCGTCGTCGTCAAAGGGCTCGCCGGCCCTGGTATGGCGGTCAAGCCCAGGATCGTGCCCATGCCGCGCGGCAATGGCGTCCAGAAAAATAGCGTCCAGCCGGAGGCGGCACGATGA
- a CDS encoding efflux RND transporter permease subunit — protein sequence MNFPRFFIDRPIFAIVLSVLLLIAGLLALLRLPLSEYPAVAPPTVTVVAAYPGASPEVIAETVASPIEQAVNGVEGMLYMSSQAATDGRMTLTVTFAQGTDPDIAQVQVQNRVSRALPRLPETVQRLGVTTQKVAPDALMVVHLLSPSKRYDPLFISNYALLQVRDEIARIPGIADVVVWGAGEYSMRVWLDPARIASRGLTASDIVAAIRAQNVEVAAGSVGRQPNPAAAQQVALDVKGRLATEEEFAAIVVKTGADGQLTRLGEVARIEMGANDYALRSLLDGEPAIALQILQSPGANALDTAAEVRATMDRLSGQFPDGLEHRIAYDPTIFVEASIESVIVTLIEATLLVVLVVILFLQTWRASIIPLVAVPVSLVGTLAVMYLFGFSLNTLSLFGLVLSIGIVVDDAIVVVENVERHIGLGESPREAARKAMAEVTGPIIAITSVLAAVFIPTAFLGGLQGEFYRQFALTVAISTILSAVNSLTLSPALAAVLLQRHDAPRDGLQRGIDKGFGWLFRPFNRAFDRGSLAYVGGVQRVIRRGAVAGLTYAGLLGLTWFAFDKLPAGFVPAQDKYYLVGIVQLPNGASLDRTQAVAEQVSKIALAEPGVESVVAFPGLSINGFVNVPNAAVMFVMLDPFSERTSPDMAAGAIAGRLQGKYAAVPDGFVGVFPPPPVPGLGATGGFKMQIEDRSGAGYEALAAASAKVMAAAAKEPALAGLMTSYNVASPELSVDVDRTKAAAQGVAMTDVFDTMQVYLGSLYVNDFNRFGRTYQVYAQAEADARAQPDAVGRLQVRNAQGNMVPLATLVTTAPGAGPDRIIHYNGFPSADISGGPAPGFSSGQAVAAMERIARAELPEGMTFEWTDLTFQEKTAGNAALYIFPLAVLLAFLILAAQYNSWTLPLAVLLIVPMCLLSALVGVWLTGGDINIFTQIAFVVLVGLAAKNAILIVEFARAQEDDGLDPLAAALEACRLRLRPILMTSIAFIAGAVPLAIATGAGAEMRQAMGIAVFAGMLGVTLFGLFLTPLFYVVIRKAVLRREARRLSHPDAKPQELTQ from the coding sequence ATGAACTTTCCCCGTTTCTTCATCGATCGGCCGATCTTCGCGATCGTGCTGTCGGTGCTCCTGCTGATCGCAGGATTGCTCGCGCTCCTCCGCCTGCCGCTCAGCGAATATCCGGCGGTGGCACCGCCGACGGTGACCGTTGTCGCCGCCTATCCCGGTGCGTCGCCCGAGGTCATCGCCGAAACCGTTGCGAGCCCGATCGAGCAGGCGGTTAACGGCGTCGAGGGTATGCTCTATATGTCGAGCCAGGCCGCGACCGATGGCCGGATGACGCTCACGGTCACTTTCGCGCAAGGCACCGATCCCGACATCGCGCAGGTTCAGGTCCAGAATCGCGTATCGCGCGCGCTTCCGCGCTTGCCCGAGACGGTGCAGCGGCTTGGAGTCACCACGCAAAAGGTGGCCCCCGACGCACTGATGGTGGTGCACCTCCTCTCGCCATCGAAGCGCTATGACCCCCTTTTCATCTCCAACTATGCGCTGCTTCAGGTCCGCGACGAAATCGCGCGCATCCCCGGCATCGCCGATGTGGTCGTCTGGGGCGCCGGTGAATATTCGATGCGAGTCTGGCTAGACCCGGCGCGGATCGCCTCGCGCGGCCTGACCGCGAGCGATATCGTCGCCGCGATCCGCGCGCAGAATGTCGAAGTCGCCGCGGGCAGCGTCGGGCGCCAGCCAAACCCCGCCGCCGCGCAGCAGGTCGCGCTCGACGTCAAAGGCCGGCTTGCGACCGAGGAAGAGTTCGCCGCGATCGTCGTCAAGACCGGCGCCGATGGCCAGCTCACGCGCCTGGGTGAGGTTGCCCGGATCGAGATGGGCGCCAATGACTATGCGCTGCGCTCGCTGCTCGACGGCGAACCCGCGATCGCGTTGCAGATATTGCAGAGCCCCGGCGCCAACGCGCTCGACACGGCGGCGGAGGTACGGGCGACGATGGACCGGCTCTCGGGCCAGTTTCCCGACGGGCTGGAGCATCGCATTGCCTATGATCCGACGATCTTTGTCGAGGCTTCGATCGAAAGCGTGATCGTTACGCTGATCGAGGCGACCTTGCTTGTCGTCCTCGTCGTGATCCTTTTTCTCCAGACCTGGCGCGCATCGATCATTCCGCTCGTCGCGGTGCCCGTCTCGCTGGTCGGGACATTGGCGGTCATGTATTTGTTCGGCTTTTCGCTGAACACCCTGTCGCTGTTCGGGCTGGTGCTTTCGATCGGCATCGTCGTCGATGACGCGATCGTCGTGGTCGAAAATGTCGAGCGCCATATCGGCCTGGGCGAATCTCCGCGCGAAGCCGCACGCAAGGCGATGGCGGAGGTCACCGGCCCGATCATCGCGATCACCTCGGTCCTCGCCGCAGTCTTTATTCCGACCGCGTTTCTGGGCGGGTTGCAGGGCGAATTCTATCGCCAGTTCGCGCTCACCGTCGCCATCTCGACCATTTTGTCGGCCGTCAATTCGCTGACGCTGTCGCCCGCACTCGCCGCAGTGCTCCTCCAGCGTCACGACGCGCCGCGCGACGGCCTTCAGCGCGGAATCGACAAGGGTTTTGGCTGGCTGTTCCGGCCCTTTAATCGCGCCTTCGATCGCGGCTCGCTCGCCTATGTCGGCGGCGTCCAGCGCGTCATCCGGCGCGGCGCGGTGGCGGGGCTGACCTATGCCGGACTCCTCGGCCTGACCTGGTTCGCCTTTGATAAGTTGCCCGCTGGTTTCGTGCCCGCACAGGACAAATATTATCTCGTCGGCATCGTGCAGTTGCCGAACGGCGCGTCGCTGGACCGCACGCAGGCGGTTGCCGAGCAAGTCTCGAAAATCGCGCTGGCCGAGCCCGGCGTCGAAAGCGTCGTGGCGTTTCCAGGCCTGTCGATCAACGGCTTCGTCAACGTGCCCAACGCCGCCGTCATGTTCGTGATGCTCGATCCCTTTTCCGAACGCACGTCGCCGGACATGGCGGCGGGGGCGATCGCCGGGCGGCTGCAAGGCAAATATGCGGCAGTCCCCGACGGGTTCGTCGGCGTGTTCCCGCCACCGCCGGTTCCCGGCCTGGGCGCGACGGGCGGGTTCAAGATGCAGATCGAGGACCGCTCGGGCGCGGGCTATGAAGCACTCGCCGCGGCGAGCGCGAAGGTGATGGCCGCCGCCGCCAAGGAACCTGCGCTCGCCGGACTGATGACCAGCTACAATGTCGCCTCGCCCGAACTTTCGGTCGATGTCGACCGGACCAAGGCGGCGGCACAGGGCGTCGCCATGACCGACGTGTTCGACACGATGCAGGTCTATCTCGGTTCGCTCTATGTCAACGACTTCAACCGCTTCGGCCGAACCTATCAAGTCTATGCGCAGGCCGAAGCCGACGCACGGGCACAGCCCGATGCGGTCGGCCGGCTTCAGGTCCGCAACGCGCAGGGCAACATGGTTCCGCTTGCGACGCTGGTGACGACCGCGCCCGGCGCGGGTCCGGATCGCATCATCCACTATAACGGTTTTCCATCGGCCGATATCAGCGGCGGCCCCGCGCCGGGCTTCAGCTCGGGGCAGGCGGTCGCGGCGATGGAACGGATCGCACGCGCCGAACTGCCCGAGGGCATGACCTTCGAGTGGACCGACCTGACCTTCCAGGAAAAGACCGCGGGCAATGCCGCCCTCTACATCTTCCCGCTCGCCGTGCTTCTCGCCTTTCTGATCCTTGCCGCGCAATATAACAGCTGGACGCTGCCGCTCGCGGTCCTGCTCATCGTGCCCATGTGTCTCTTGAGCGCGCTTGTCGGCGTCTGGCTGACCGGCGGCGACATCAATATCTTCACGCAGATCGCCTTTGTGGTGCTGGTGGGGCTGGCCGCGAAAAATGCGATCCTGATCGTCGAGTTCGCGCGCGCGCAGGAGGATGACGGTCTCGATCCGCTCGCCGCGGCGCTCGAAGCCTGCCGGTTGAGGCTGCGTCCGATCTTGATGACGTCGATCGCCTTCATTGCAGGCGCAGTTCCGCTCGCGATAGCCACGGGGGCGGGCGCCGAAATGCGGCAGGCCATGGGCATTGCAGTGTTCGCCGGCATGCTCGGGGTGACGCTCTTCGGCCTCTTCCTGACCCCGCTCTTCTATGTCGTGATCCGCAAGGCCGTGTTGCGGCGCGAGGCGCGGCGCCTTTCACATCCGGACGCCAAGCCGCAGGAATTGACCCAATGA
- a CDS encoding efflux transporter outer membrane subunit, translating to MTLIAKLSPAVLLLGLAGCATAGSNYVPPLAEAPRAYATIPVGVRDAAVETAWWKLFDDPALDGLIAAALAANLDARLAVARLEEARALAGVSRAERLPSGGIGGGYQRRRLADAERSGGQPREGDALRLGAEASWEVDLFGRVRRGVEAAEAEVGGAEALLRSARAAVTADVASHYFQLRGSEAALAVARRQIETQRRSLDVTRKLERAGGGARFDVVRAEAALAAVEATLSGIEQRISTARHALAVLLGQTPQSFAGPAATTTSLPQIAQIAVGAPADLLRRRPDIAAAERALAAATARRGVAEADLFPTVRLSGFIGLLAGGFESLFTGGALAFSGGPSLDWGVFDMPRLRAQVRVADARTDAALIDYHRTVLNALRDAEDALVAYGAIRTSLAMRDQQVGASREAVRMASVRFREGEGQYLDVLAAERSLYEAEATLVEARAAHLLSVIEIHRALGGGWEVCESPDRVLCAGNISQAPGG from the coding sequence ATGACATTGATCGCCAAACTTTCGCCTGCCGTCCTGCTCCTCGGCCTCGCCGGGTGCGCCACCGCCGGTTCCAACTATGTCCCACCGCTGGCCGAAGCACCCCGTGCCTATGCCACGATACCGGTGGGCGTGAGAGACGCCGCTGTCGAGACCGCCTGGTGGAAACTGTTCGACGACCCGGCGCTCGATGGCCTGATCGCCGCGGCGCTAGCGGCCAACCTCGACGCGCGGCTCGCCGTCGCGCGGCTCGAGGAGGCGCGCGCACTCGCCGGTGTCTCGCGCGCGGAGAGACTTCCCAGCGGCGGCATCGGTGGTGGCTATCAGCGTCGCCGTCTGGCCGATGCCGAGCGTTCGGGCGGCCAGCCGCGCGAGGGCGATGCCCTGCGCCTCGGCGCGGAGGCGTCGTGGGAGGTCGACCTGTTCGGTCGCGTCCGCCGTGGGGTCGAGGCGGCCGAGGCCGAGGTCGGTGGCGCTGAAGCACTGCTGCGCTCTGCGCGCGCCGCGGTTACGGCGGACGTCGCCAGCCATTATTTCCAGTTGCGAGGAAGCGAGGCCGCGCTCGCGGTCGCGCGCCGCCAGATCGAAACCCAGCGGCGCTCGCTCGACGTCACGCGCAAGCTGGAACGCGCCGGCGGAGGCGCACGCTTTGACGTTGTCCGTGCCGAGGCCGCGCTCGCTGCAGTCGAGGCGACGCTGTCCGGGATCGAGCAGCGCATCAGCACCGCGCGTCACGCCCTTGCCGTGCTGCTCGGCCAGACACCGCAAAGCTTCGCCGGCCCCGCCGCGACAACAACCAGCCTCCCGCAGATCGCGCAAATTGCCGTCGGCGCCCCGGCCGACCTGTTGCGGCGACGCCCCGATATCGCCGCCGCCGAGCGCGCGCTCGCCGCCGCCACCGCACGGCGCGGCGTGGCCGAGGCCGATCTGTTCCCCACGGTGCGCCTGTCCGGCTTCATCGGGCTCCTCGCCGGCGGGTTTGAATCGCTGTTCACTGGCGGCGCGCTCGCATTCTCGGGCGGCCCCAGCCTCGATTGGGGGGTGTTCGATATGCCGCGTCTGCGCGCGCAGGTCCGCGTCGCGGACGCGCGCACCGATGCGGCGCTGATCGATTACCACCGGACCGTCCTGAATGCGCTTCGCGATGCCGAAGACGCCCTGGTCGCCTATGGCGCGATCCGAACCAGCCTTGCGATGCGGGACCAGCAGGTCGGCGCCAGCCGCGAGGCAGTGCGGATGGCGTCGGTTCGCTTCCGCGAAGGCGAGGGCCAATATCTGGACGTTCTCGCCGCCGAACGCAGCCTGTACGAAGCCGAAGCAACGCTGGTCGAGGCGCGCGCGGCGCATCTCCTCTCGGTGATCGAAATCCACCGCGCGCTCGGTGGCGGCTGGGAGGTTTGCGAAAGCCCGGACCGCGTGCTTTGCGCCGGCAATATTTCTCAAGCGCCTGGCGGATAA
- a CDS encoding SRPBCC domain-containing protein, protein MLKTLARRRYQPRNHLRCITLGPCRPHGYQLLAMVKEIHSASRVIVATPRAIFRAHLDPEVLVKWRAPAGTEVRIADFLAKTGGGYRMELRYPDDDSAAKSTTDRDIVRVRFVELVPDELIVEAAEFKSVDPDYAGVITITTQLSLVTGGTKVSVTASVVPRGICEKDHREGIESSLKNLALLVE, encoded by the coding sequence ATGCTGAAAACGCTCGCGAGGCGCCGGTATCAGCCGCGCAATCATCTCCGCTGCATCACGCTTGGCCCGTGCCGCCCTCACGGCTACCAGCTTCTCGCCATGGTCAAAGAGATTCATTCCGCTTCGCGGGTCATCGTCGCTACCCCCAGAGCCATTTTCCGGGCCCATTTGGATCCGGAGGTTCTGGTCAAGTGGCGCGCGCCCGCAGGCACGGAAGTGCGCATCGCCGATTTTCTAGCAAAGACGGGCGGTGGCTACCGGATGGAACTGCGCTATCCCGACGACGACAGTGCCGCAAAATCGACCACCGACAGGGATATCGTACGCGTGCGCTTCGTCGAACTGGTGCCCGACGAACTGATCGTCGAAGCAGCCGAGTTTAAGAGCGTCGATCCAGACTATGCGGGTGTCATCACCATCACAACCCAGCTATCGCTCGTGACGGGCGGCACTAAGGTCAGTGTGACCGCGAGTGTGGTGCCGCGAGGGATCTGCGAAAAAGACCATCGCGAAGGCATTGAATCGAGCCTCAAGAATCTCGCGCTGCTGGTGGAATAG
- a CDS encoding helix-turn-helix transcriptional regulator, whose amino-acid sequence MRAEIEWFLNAIALVGDFTMLATLLGEMTERLGFTYFALTHHTDILDAPDAMIRLHNYPEAWVDHFDRHRLGLSDPVHRASHRTNAGFPWNRVSDLIEMTPGDHRHIDMARAHGLVDGFTVPSNIVGEATGSCSFAIGRDRTLPVDTLQWAQLVGIASFEGARRIWLAGNRPPGPRPRLTDRQRDCLIWAARGKTAWEISRILGISEETVVRHLKHARDRYGVEKQTSLLIRALFDGIICFGDIFRR is encoded by the coding sequence ATGCGTGCGGAGATCGAGTGGTTCCTCAACGCCATCGCGTTGGTTGGCGACTTCACCATGCTCGCGACGCTTCTCGGCGAGATGACCGAGCGGCTTGGCTTTACGTATTTCGCCCTCACCCATCACACTGATATTCTCGATGCGCCCGACGCAATGATCCGGCTGCACAATTACCCGGAAGCCTGGGTGGATCATTTCGACCGGCACCGTCTCGGTCTTTCGGACCCGGTTCATCGTGCGAGCCATCGCACGAATGCCGGCTTTCCCTGGAATCGCGTTTCCGACCTGATCGAGATGACGCCCGGGGATCACCGGCACATTGACATGGCCCGTGCGCACGGACTGGTCGACGGCTTCACCGTCCCTTCCAACATCGTCGGCGAAGCCACGGGATCCTGCTCATTCGCGATCGGTCGCGACCGCACCCTCCCCGTCGATACGCTGCAATGGGCCCAGCTTGTCGGTATCGCCTCCTTCGAGGGCGCGCGCCGGATCTGGCTCGCCGGCAACCGACCGCCCGGACCACGGCCGCGTCTGACCGATCGCCAGCGCGACTGCCTCATCTGGGCGGCGCGCGGCAAGACCGCGTGGGAGATCTCGCGCATCCTCGGGATCAGTGAAGAGACGGTTGTGCGCCATCTCAAACACGCCCGGGATCGCTATGGGGTCGAGAAGCAGACATCCTTGCTGATCCGCGCCCTGTTCGATGGAATAATTTGCTTCGGCGACATTTTCCGGCGTTGA
- a CDS encoding RNA polymerase sigma factor, whose protein sequence is MRPDLRACSDGELIALSRTGYDMAYTEIMRRYRDAIYRLVIGYVGDADEAFDQTQECFAAAYRALDQFEEDKSLRGWLTRIAINKCRDWNRRRAVRKFFSFAVPMSERIAESIADPAPGQHRDLSGREEAQRLWAAIATLSSNMKEPLLLSAVQGLSHGEVATILSISEKAVESRLYRARKKLAAILDEC, encoded by the coding sequence ATGAGGCCCGACCTTCGCGCCTGCTCCGACGGAGAGCTGATCGCGCTCAGCCGGACCGGGTACGACATGGCTTATACCGAAATCATGCGGCGCTACCGCGACGCGATTTACCGCCTCGTGATCGGCTATGTCGGCGATGCCGATGAGGCGTTCGACCAGACGCAGGAATGTTTCGCCGCCGCCTATCGCGCGCTCGATCAGTTCGAGGAGGACAAATCCCTGCGCGGCTGGCTGACGCGCATCGCGATCAACAAATGCCGCGACTGGAACCGGCGCCGGGCGGTCCGGAAATTCTTCTCGTTCGCGGTGCCGATGTCCGAGCGGATAGCCGAATCGATCGCGGATCCTGCGCCCGGCCAACACCGCGACTTGTCAGGCCGCGAGGAGGCTCAGCGCCTATGGGCCGCAATCGCGACGCTCTCCTCCAATATGAAGGAACCGCTCCTGCTTTCCGCCGTCCAGGGACTTTCGCACGGAGAGGTCGCGACCATTCTGTCGATCAGCGAAAAGGCCGTGGAATCGCGGCTTTACCGCGCACGAAAGAAGCTCGCCGCGATCCTGGATGAATGCTGA
- a CDS encoding periplasmic heavy metal sensor: MGLRRSLIIFVLAFLAAFAGIFINRAWLGPTGARESELHNLLHAQLDLDAAQEGRLAAIEREFALRREAFGAELRASNRRLAEAIATEHANGPRVAAAVDRSHQVMGDLQKETLAHIFAMRRVLRPDQAAKFDQVVVRALTTEQK, from the coding sequence ATGGGCCTGCGTCGTAGTCTTATCATTTTCGTGCTAGCGTTTCTTGCGGCGTTTGCCGGGATCTTCATCAACCGCGCTTGGCTCGGACCGACCGGGGCCCGGGAGAGCGAACTCCATAATCTGCTCCATGCCCAGCTCGATCTTGACGCCGCGCAGGAAGGGCGCCTCGCGGCGATCGAACGTGAATTTGCGCTGCGCCGCGAGGCGTTCGGTGCCGAACTGCGTGCCAGCAACAGGCGGCTCGCGGAGGCGATCGCAACCGAGCACGCCAATGGTCCGAGAGTCGCGGCCGCCGTCGATCGATCGCACCAGGTCATGGGCGATCTGCAGAAGGAGACGCTCGCGCACATCTTCGCCATGCGGCGGGTCTTGCGGCCCGATCAGGCGGCGAAGTTCGACCAAGTGGTCGTACGAGCACTCACCACAGAGCAGAAATGA